The DNA window ATACCATTGTTTCCGAGGATGTGACCACCCAGTGCTTCAACCTCTACCTGCCCATGCTGAACGAAGTGGCGGCCACCTTCTCGAGTTCCTACCAAGGTTGCATCAGCGCCGCCAATGCCCAGACCGCCAATCTGACGGCCCAGGCTGATCAGCAGCAGAAGAGCTACCAGTCGGAGGTCTCCAGCCTCTGCAGTGCATTCACCTCCTGTGACAGCAACAAGGATACCACCAACTTCTTCAACTGCTATGCCAATGCGGTGGGTAAATCAAACGGAAGTgggaaaacttaaatatttaaaatacttgttGCTCCTTAGGCCCAAAGTGATGTTTCCGCGATCTACGACCTGGCCAGCAAGGCTGCTGATTCGGCCAGTTCCTTGACCCAGGGCATCCAAGCCATCCAGGAGACGGAGTACCAGTGCACTAACGCCACTGAGAACAACTATGTGCGGGATACGGCGGCCACCTATGACCTGCTAGACAGTTGTCTGAAGTACGGAGtgcccaccaccaccactgtGGCCACCACCAAAGCCTCCACGCGTGCCCCCACGACCTCCACCTCAGACGGGCCCTTCTATT is part of the Drosophila biarmipes strain raj3 chromosome 2R, RU_DBia_V1.1, whole genome shotgun sequence genome and encodes:
- the LOC108022249 gene encoding uncharacterized protein LOC108022249, which produces MKLLCSVLILASIFGFLQAKPNLQVQSALDQYLVHARDLNTIVSEDVTTQCFNLYLPMLNEVAATFSSSYQGCISAANAQTANLTAQADQQQKSYQSEVSSLCSAFTSCDSNKDTTNFFNCYANAAQSDVSAIYDLASKAADSASSLTQGIQAIQETEYQCTNATENNYVRDTAATYDLLDSCLKYGVPTTTTVATTKASTRAPTTSTSDGPFYFDL